One window of Oxobacter pfennigii genomic DNA carries:
- a CDS encoding integrase core domain-containing protein — protein sequence CSSIDIQQSMSKAGCPYDNAPMERYFNTLKNELIYHHYYHNDGELNESVNYFSYVWYNHVRPHSFNEGLTPFEARYKSFKY from the coding sequence TTGCAGTTCAATTGATATACAACAAAGTATGAGCAAGGCTGGATGTCCATATGATAATGCACCCATGGAACGATATTTTAATACCTTGAAAAATGAATTAATATATCATCACTATTATCATAATGATGGAGAGCTTAATGAATCTGTAAATTATTTTTCATATGTTTGGTATAACCATGTAAGACCGCATTCATTTAATGAAGGATTGACACCCTTTGAAGCTAGGTATAA